One Cryptomeria japonica chromosome 9, Sugi_1.0, whole genome shotgun sequence genomic window carries:
- the LOC131045162 gene encoding laccase-12-like produces the protein MVPNVVQKGEVIAIDGEWWNSDPIKVEAEAKLSGGAPNVSDAFTINGQPGGSYNCSKSGTTNFSVEQGKNYLLRIVNAAVNNHLFFKVASHNLTVVAVDASYTKPYTTDILVLSSGQTADVLLTANQAEAKYYMTASVYTTQGFYDKTNTTAILNYVGSNSSATPIGLNIPEFNDTATLVKPCEAWLRRSIQWTYGHSSSLLLQHIRCLYHRLSFTSPVEFNYTGDVPNTLWAPICGTKVKVIEYNATVQVVFQGTNIFQSDNHPMHIHGYDFYIVGEGFGNYNESDHNPFNLVYPPLRNTVGVPVNGWVAIRFKADSPEFSCSIQKFYKFVKFDDVATTLDVSKGVLAERVPVGRDIGG, from the exons ATGGTGCCTAATGTGGTTCAAAAAGGGGAAGTGATAGCCATAGATG GGGAGTGGTGGAACAGTGATCCCATCAAAGTCGAAGCTGAAGCAAAACTCAGTGGAGGTGCACCGAATGTTTCAGACGCTTTCACTATAAATGGACAGCCAGGAGGCTCCTATAACTGCTCAAAATCAg GAACAACAAATTTCTCTGTAGAGCAGGGAAAAAACTATCTCCTTCGTATCGTCAATGCTGCAGTCAATAATCACCTCTTTTTCAAGGTAGCATCACACAATCTCACAGTGGTAGCCGTGGATGCCTCCTACACAAAGCCATACACAACAGACATTCTGGTTTTATCATCTGGCCAGACTGCAGACGTTCTTCTCACAGCCAATCAAGCGGAAGCCAAATACTATATGACCGCCAGTGTATACACTACTCAAGGATTttatgacaaaaccaatacaaccgcCATTCTAAACTACGTGGGCTCTAATTCATCTGCCACTCCAATTGGTCTAAACATTCCAGAATTCAACGACACTGCAACTTTAGTCAAGCCTTGCGAAGCCTGGCTTCGGAGGAGCATCCAGTGGAC ATATGGCCATTCTTCAAGCTTATTACTTCAACATATCAGATGTCTATACCACCGACTTTCCTTCACATCCCCAGTTGAGTTTAATTATACAGGCGATGTACCCAATACTCTGTGGGCGCCAATTTGTGGCACAAAAGTGAAAGTGATTGAATATAATGCCACAGTTCAGGTGGTGTTCCAGGGAACCAATATCTTCCAATCAGACAATCATCCAATGCATATTCATGGTTATGACTTTTATATTGTAGGAGAGGGATTTGGTAATTATAATGAAAGTGATCATAACCCTTTCAATCTAGTCTATCCACCTCTACGAAATACTGTAGGGGTTCCTGTCAATGGATGGGTTGCTATCAGATTCAAAGCTGACAGTCCAG AATTTTCTTGCAGTATTCAAAAGTTttataaatttgtcaaatttgatGATGTGGCTACCACTTTGGATGTCAGTAAGGGCGTTTTGGCAGAAAGGGTTCCAGTCGGAAGGGACATTGGAGGCTAA